GCGTGGTGGCGAAAAAGCATGGGGCTGGATCAAGAAGGGGATTCCGGTTCGTGTCGAAGTCGGCCCGCGCGACATGGAGAATAATGCGGTCTTTGTGGGCCGTCGCGACCGTGCACCGAAAGACAAGCAGGGGATTCCTCGGGTGGACTTTGTTGCCGGCATCTCGGCGCTGTTGGACGAAATTCAGGACAACCTGTTCGCCAAGGCCAAGGCCTTCCGTTATGCCCATACCCGTGAAATAACCACGGAGGCCGAGTTTATCGAGTTTTTCACTCCGGAAAATCAGGAGCAGCCTGAAATCCACGGTGGTTTTGCATCGATGGGCTTCTGTTGTGATACGGAGCTGGAAGATCGCATTGCCAAGCAGTACAAGGTGACGGTTCGCTGCATCCCGAATGCGACGCTCGACGAGGTCGTGCCGTGTGTCTTCACCGGCAAGCCGGGCAAGCGGGTGATTTTTGCCAAGTCTTACTAGGCGCTGGCCGCACCGGTGAATTCGTTTCAGTTTACTGCTCGGGCGGATAAAGGTCCCGGGGGGCATGGATCCATGCTTCGGCTTCCTCGACGGTTTCGAACAGGCGAGACGGCCAGCTGTCACCGCTGACGTACTTCTCGTACAGAGTGTTCAACGCGATGGCTTCCGGTGTCCTGGCCACCACTGCGATGCGTATTCGTTTGTTCGAACGCGCCGCCGCCATGTCCAGATGAGCAACTTTTCGCATGTGGTTCTCTGAAACATCAACCTTGTCGACTTCAAGCAGGTTGACGATCTGGTAGGTTAAGTCGTCAAAACGTTCATCCCCATAGATCTCGAAATTGGACTGAAGCAAGTCTTCTCCAGTCAGGGTTCCCGTGTAGGTCCAATACACCCCGCGTTCTCTCCATTCGATCATGTATGGCATTGGGCGAAACGGAACAGAGCGGAATGTGGTTGTTAATCCCTAAATCCTCAAAGTGAACGACGAGGCAAGGCTTTACGAAATATTTACATGGCAGGAGGTGTGCCCTGTCTTTATTCGAGGTGTAATTTCTCAAGTTTGGGGCGTATCACGGCACGGCAGTAAGGTGCGGAACCGTTCAACTGGTAGTAGTCCTGATGGTAGTCTTCAGCCGGGTAAAAAACGGAAGCGGCGGTGATCTCGGTGACGATCGGATCGGCGATCAGCTTTTGGGCCTTGATTTTGGCGGCTTCGGCGATGGTCCGCTGTTCCTCTGAATAGTAGAAAATTACAGAGCGATATTGGGTGCCGACATCCGCTCCCTGCCGGTTGAGCGTGGTCGGGTCGTGCGATTTCCAGAACCATTCGAGCAGTTTTGCATACGAGATGATTGCTGGATCAAAATAAATACGGGTGACTTCGGCATGCCCCGTGCGGCCTGTGCATACTTCACGGTAGCTCGGGTTGGGGACATCGCCGCCCATGTAGCCGGATTCAACCTCCTTCACGCCATCCAGGCGTTCAAAGACGGCCTCCACGCACCAAAAACATCCCGCGCCAAAGCAGGCCACTTCAAGGCCTGCTTTTTCCTCTTCGCTTAATGTCGGCATGTCGGATGGTGATTCGCTTTCTGCGGAACAGGCACTCGTTCCGGCCAGTGTAAAAATAAGAAGGCAGATTGTTTTTGCGAGTGTCATCGGGCTTTTGTCGTATAGGGGGGGGATTTCCTGTCTGTTTGTAAGAGGTATTCCGACCTATCTTATTCCCTACCGCCCGTTCATCGGAGACTCCGGTGTTACAAGGAAATCACTCCGGGGACTTGTGCGACACGCTGATAAATGGCGATGACTTCATCGCAGGAGTGGACATGCATCTCCATTGTATAGGCGATGTAGCGTCCACTCGAGGAGGGGCGCTCCTGTACGGGATCGTCCGCAAAGAGGCCCAGAACGCTCTCGGCGGACTCGATCGGAACGATGAATTTGAATGGATACAGGCAGGGCCAGTCGTAGTTCGCATCCAGTGAGGAGCGAAAGGATTCCAGTGAGCCATCTTCATTCATGGGCAATAACTTAGGGCCTTTCACCCGCTTGTCCAAGTCTTCCCTGTTTTTCCATCGCTTATCTTTTCCGTTCTTGCCATGGCAAGGTCCACTTGCTTCCTTCCATCCCTGACCCGGCCCGGGTGGTGGAATGGTAGACACTGGGGACTTAAAATCCCTTGGCCGCAAGGCCGTGCGGGTTCAAGTCCCGCCCCGGGCACCATGCTTCGCTCTGCGAGCTACGCATGGCTTCGCCATGTGGAGATTGCAGCTAGCGAGCATGCCCTGCATAGCCCCTTAGGGGCGACGCACGGGCGTTTTGAATCCTGCTTGTCCATGCATTACGTGTATATCCTTCGTTCGGAAACCGATCGTTCCCAGTATTATGTGGGTTATACTGTGGATCTGCAGGCACGGATGAGTGTGCATAATAGCGGAGGGAGTCATCATACCTCGAAATACATGCCCTGGGAACTGTGTTATTACTGCGCGTTTCCGGACGAGGGGAAAGCGAAAGCGTTCGAATTGTACCTGAAGTCGCATTCTGGTAAGGCGTTTGCGTCGAAACGTTTACTCCCGGATTGAAGCTTCGCTCTGCGAGCTACGCATGGCTTCGCCATGTGGAGATTGCAGCTAGCGAGCATGCCCTGCATAGCCCCTTAGGGGCGACGCACGGGCGTTTTGAATCCTGCTTGTCCATGCATTACGTGTATATCCTTCGTTCGGAAACCGATCGTTCCCAGTATTATGTGGGTTA
The nucleotide sequence above comes from Coraliomargarita parva. Encoded proteins:
- the msrA gene encoding peptide-methionine (S)-S-oxide reductase MsrA, with amino-acid sequence MTLAKTICLLIFTLAGTSACSAESESPSDMPTLSEEEKAGLEVACFGAGCFWCVEAVFERLDGVKEVESGYMGGDVPNPSYREVCTGRTGHAEVTRIYFDPAIISYAKLLEWFWKSHDPTTLNRQGADVGTQYRSVIFYYSEEQRTIAEAAKIKAQKLIADPIVTEITAASVFYPAEDYHQDYYQLNGSAPYCRAVIRPKLEKLHLE
- a CDS encoding DUF493 domain-containing protein; amino-acid sequence: MNEDGSLESFRSSLDANYDWPCLYPFKFIVPIESAESVLGLFADDPVQERPSSSGRYIAYTMEMHVHSCDEVIAIYQRVAQVPGVISL
- a CDS encoding GIY-YIG nuclease family protein; the protein is MLRSASYAWLRHVEIAASEHALHSPLGATHGRFESCLSMHYVYILRSETDRSQYYVGYTVDLQARMSVHNSGGSHHTSKYMPWELCYYCAFPDEGKAKAFELYLKSHSGKAFASKRLLPD